The Styela clava chromosome 10, kaStyClav1.hap1.2, whole genome shotgun sequence genome window below encodes:
- the LOC120338108 gene encoding inter-alpha-trypsin inhibitor heavy chain H3-like, which yields MLRIVCFVLVCGLVQKTSGDSIINSHSLSSDCTPFRKILELAFVEYAAIYFADNPRGTQAPIVPEALDPPTAQNLFITYYGEDASSSGFKDTITRILYSDPGNGEKKTLHNEAAILESDRVVLRDLVYTYAKAGSYNIAREKFAVLLYNGADEFSGEKWKKYRCIEDDNLSQLEAVIYNELARIRNEIGEFQFGQFLGLGSGTTLAFAIDDTGSMSGEIQAAKQRAVNIIDERQGSLDQPQNFVLVPFNDPTVGPLTVTHDPDAFKRAINKLYAHGGGDAPELSMRGIQLAVENSNAGSTIFVITDIDAKDVELQDNVIAQAKQKDIKVTFLLTNRVSTTVCARRTRGYESRVCGNSSALKLGYKLYEHIAKSTGGRILVVSKSNIFKATEVIESTLKQGLEALLIKKFKKGTTDARFYVDSTLKEIYVESEGDCKTLTILKPNGTKVKLEGEVMVDKLRVHRAAVNDSFGQYKLNVRAESECSIKISAKSTKGFVKTLGRKITDAKTRKTRIERFEGQALTTDKVVVFIDEFGKQAGDITKKVEFISSDSDESYKFTIEDKSLDNYAITLGEHAMNSLMVVLTGVDNRGYRFQRVSQAEIEYVSVDIDCSAFSDIIFRAGDNATVNVTVRNNGEIKELSMEANDDKGYVRNEEARKIEIKKGKMGTFSISVSAGKGEQTGIVSTVTITASLKGSNNLIFKQCRLIVGQKETPDIESFHIVSNINSRFVETSVSSTVFNNASVGRTAEFNVIMPLDSFITEFSMTIGNETYPGEIKEKEQAKKLFEAARARGITAGHVAAREESTTVFKTSVNLEANKRVLFNLKYQQLLRRSRGQYRHEIIVQTKQPVGELLIDVYICETRPLDKVKVLGFDTEQSVLPGMMTMPGATVDQQRTTAHVSFKPTREEQLELSPLGLNGKFIVEYDVARNRDKEVNEIVADDRHFIHFLSADMETISKRVVFLLDNSASMFGRKMNQVRKAMDIILNGLSVEDHFAIIMFNNNVTRWNPGNGIMAYATDENKASAIDFLNNIKTNGSTNIETAIIYAIDVLKNFSETTEKNHRTTSDFILLLTDGRPTEGEVDSEKLVGLIDLANNGSFGVHTIGFGSLVDADTLAKIASRNNGSSVQIFEDIDADSQISDYFETFARPMLHELEIKYDADQVESASETLFPVLYHGSEIVVTGKLKDDAFRPHLKRRRRQIFAAQMFDFTVRGKGKDEKDFFLDVEVQPTAPSIECIEESTKIENFTERLSVFMELQHMLKRISAENNDTVKKTLTQQTLNQSLEFGFVTPGITSMIVLKPEDKENLLQDLENKQEDVEVIESTEEGSEFKELDLRRPERGAIARLGALPRIVGDSDSTDRPTFGFFGDPHFVVTLSEQLTICFNWPGHEGQIFNLIDDNENGITVNGKIKILRTPGIKKKKIFVDEIGIVLWHRNMTIRITCKKIIIVNNIHGNSTKISLINSNKTQIENIKILVDANGKFNGDMFLEIQPGVVFRIHKMISKHIDKVASHLDFSIIDQEGISENAFGVLGQFSEHKDGKKKDDASIDVSIGKTNEGLLWYKRKPIPVKLKTMYDYGHGKDVECWFLHHVNDVMDKGRYRYLLKGLFDRPDIPQISPRYRS from the exons ATGTTGCGAATTGTATGTTTCGTCTTAGTCTGTGGTCTCGTCCAAAAGACGAGTGGTGACAGTATAATTAATAGTCACTCTTTGTCGTCCGATTGCACCCCGTTTCGCAAAATCTTAGAGCTCGCATTTGTGGAATACGCAGCAATATATTTTGCTGATAATCCTCGTGGTACACAAGCACCAATTGTTCCAGAAGCACTTGATCCGCCCACTGCTCAAAATTTGTTTATCACATATTACGGAGAAGACGCCTCATCATCTGGGTTCAAAGATACAATAACAAGAATATTGTATTCCGACCCAGGAAATGGTGAGAAAAAAACTCTGCATAACGAAGCTGCTATCCTGGAATCTGACAGGGTCGTGTTACGTGACCTCGTCTACACGTATGCCAAAGCTGGAAGTTATAATATTGCTCGAGAAAAATTTGCAGTTCTTTTGTACAACGGTGCGGATGAGTTTTCTGGAGAAAAATGGAAGAAATACCGATGTATTGAGGATGATAATTTAAGTCAGTTAGAAGCAGTTATTTACAATGAACTTGCAAG AATTCGAAACGAAATCGGCGAATTTCAATTCGGCCAATTTCTTGGTCTTGGTTCTGGAACAACTCTCGCGTTTGCTATTGATGATACTGGAAGTATGAGTGGTGAAATTCAAGCCGCTAAGCAACGAGCCGTT AATATTATTGACGAACGACAAGGATCTCTTGATCAGCCACAAAATTTTGTTCTTGTTCCTTTCAACGATCCTACTGTTGGCCCTTTGACCGTCACACATGATCCAGATGCTTTTAAGCGGGCTATTAACAA atTATACGCACATGGAGGTGGAGATGCACCTGAACTAAGTATGAGAGGAATTCAGTTAGCTGTTGAAAATAGTAATGCAGGTTCAACTATTTTTGTTATCACTGATATTGATGCAAAAGACGTGGAATTGCAA GATAATGTGATTGCACAAGCAAAACAAAAGGACATAAAAGTCACATTCCTTTTAACGAACCGAGTGTCAACGACAGTATGCGCCAG GCGTACGCGTGGATATGAAAGTCGCGTTTGTGGAAACTCCTCGGCACTTAAACTCGGCTATAAACTTTATGAACATATTGCTAAAAGTACTGGAGGTAGAATATTAGTCGTGTccaaaagcaatattttcaaagCCACTGAAGTGATCGAAAGCACGCTGAAGCAAGGATTGGAGGCtcttttgataaaaaaatttaaaa aaGGAACTACGGATGCCAGATTTTATGTAGATAGTACCTTGAAAGAGATATATGTTGAATCGGAAGGTGATTGTAAAACTCTTACTATTCTCAAACCGAATGGTACAAAAGTAAAACTGGAG GGTGAGGTTATGGTAGATAAACTGAGAGTACATCGCGCAGCCGTGAATGATTCTTTTGGACAATATAAGTTAAATGTACGTGCAGAATCAGAATGCAGCATCAAG atttcTGCTAAGAGTACAAAAGGATTTGTTAAAACATTGGGAAGAAAAATAACTGATGCAAAAACAAGGAAAACGAGAATAGAGAGGTTTGAAG GTCAAGCTCTTACGACAGACAAAGTTGTAGTTTTTATTGATGAATTTGGCAAACAAGCTGGAGATATTACTAAGAAGGTCGAATTCATATCAAGTGATTCCGATGAAAGCTATAAATTCACTATAGAAGACAAATCACTTGACAACTATGCAATCACACTTGGTGAACATGCAATGAATTCACTGATGGTAGTGCTGACAGGAGTCGACAATAGGGGATACAGGTTTCAGAGAGTCTCACAAGCTGAAATTGAATATGTTTCTGTTGATATTGACTGCTCAGCGTTCAGTGATATAATTTTCAG AGCAGGGGATAACGCAACTGTCAACGTCACAGTACGAAACAATGGAGAAATTAAAGAATTGTCAATGGAAGCTAATGATGATAAAGGATACGTTCGTAATGAAGAAgcgagaaaaattgaaataaagaaaGGAAAAATGGGAACATTCTCAATTTCCGTTTCTGCTGGAAAAGGGGAACAGACAGGAATTGTCAGCACAGTTACGATTACTG CGAGTCTAAAAGGTTCCAACAATCTGATATTTAAGCAATGCAGATTGATTGTAGGACAAAAAGAAACACCGGATATTGAATCATTTCATATTGTCAGCAACATAAACTCAAGATTCGTTGAAACTTCTGTCTCTAGCACCGTTTTTAACAA TGCATCGGTTGGAAGGACAGCAGAGTTCAATGTTATTATGCCATTGGACTCTTTCATCACAGAGTTTTCTATGACCATAGGCAACGAAACATACCCTGGCGAAATTAAGGAGAAAGAGCAagcaaaaaagttatttgaagCGGCCAGA GCTAGAGGGATAACTGCCGGACACGTCGCTGCTCGCGAGGAATCAACAACTGTATTCAAGACTTCAGTAAATCTAGAAGCAAACAAGAGAGTTTTGTTCAATTTGAAGTATCAACAATTGCTCAGACGCTCGCGAGGACA GTACCGTCACGAGATAATTGTGCAAACGAAACAACCAGTCGGGGAGTTGTTGATTGATGTTTATATATGTGAAACGAGACCTTTGGACAAAGTTAAGGTGCTCGGGTTTGACACAGAACAATCGGTTCTGCCTGGAATGATGACGATGCCCGGTGCAACTGTCGACCAGCAAAG AACAACTGCGCACGTTTCCTTCAAGCCAACCCGCGAAGAACAACTGGAGCTTTCACCTCTCGGATTGAATGGAAAATTTATCGTTGAATATGATGTTGCCAGAAATCGCGACAAAGAAGTAAATGAAATTGTTGCGGATGACAG GCATTTCATACATTTCCTTTCCGCCGATATGGAAACGATAAGCAAACGAGTTGTATTTTTGCTGGATAATTCAGCGTCAATGTTTGGTCGGAAAATGAATCAAGTAAGGAAAGCAATGGATATCATTTTGAATGGACTGAGCGTTGAG GATCACTTTGCCATTATTATGTTCAACAACAATGTTACTCGATGGAATCCAGGCAATGGCATCATGGCATACGCTACGGATGAAAATAAAGCTTCGGCAATAGATTTTCTGAACAATATAAAGACAAACGGTAGCACGAATATTGAGACTGCAATCATATATGCTATCGATGTTTTGAAGAACTTTTCAGAAA caACAGAAAAAAATCATCGCACTACATCCGACTTCATATTGCTCTTGACTGATGGAAGACCAACTGAAGGAGAGGTAGATTCAGAAAAGCTTGTCGGTTTGATAGATCTTGCGAATAA CGGATCATTCGGGGTTCACACAATTGGATTCGGCTCGCTTGTCGATGCTGACACATTGGCGAAAATTGCTTCTAGGAATAATGGATCTTCAGTACAAATATTCGAAGACATTGACGCCGATTCCCAA ATTTCTGACTATTTTGAGACATTTGCTCGCCCTATGCTTCATGAACTAGAGATAAAGTACGACGCTGATCAG GTTGAATCCGCATCCGAAACATTGTTTCCTGTGTTATATCATGGATCAGAGATAGTAGTCACTGGAAAATTGAAAGACGATGCGTTTAGGCCTCACTTGAAACGAAGGCGCAGACAAATATTTGCAGCGCAAATGTTCGATTTCACTGTTCGGGGAAAAGGAAAAGACGAGAAAGACTTTTTTCTTGATGTTGAAGTTCAGCCGACTGCCCCCAGCATCGAATGCATTGAAGAGTCTACTAAA ATAGAAAATTTCACAGAACGTTTAAGCGTATTTATGGAACTTCAACATATGTTAAAAAGAATATCGGCTGAGAACAATGATACTGTTAAAAAAACTCTTACACAGCAAACTCTAAACCAATCTCTCGA ATTCGGTTTTGTTACCCCTGGAATTACTTCAATGATTGTTTTGAAGCCCGAAGACAAGGAGAATCTACTACAAGATTTGGAAAACAAACAG gaAGATGTCGAAGTTATTGAATCGACCGAAGAAGGCAGTGAGTTCAAAGAATTAGATTTACGTAGACCGGAAAGAGGAGCAATCGCAAGGCTTGGTGCTTTACCTAGAATAGTGGGCGATAGCGATTCAACAGATAGACCAACGTTTGGTTTTTTTGGCGATCCACATTTTGTTGTAACTCTGAGTGAGCAGCTAACTATCTGCTTCAATTGGCCTGGGCATGAGGGACAG ATTTTTAACCTAATTGATGACAACGAAAATGGAATTACTGTTAATGgcaaaattaagattttaagAACTCccggaataaaaaaaaagaaaatatttgtgGATGAAATTGGAATTGTTCTTTGGCATCGAAACATGACTATTCGT ATCACTTGCAAAAAGATCATTATTGTAAACAATATCCATGGAAACTCTACTAAAATTTCTCTAATCAactcaaataaaacacaaatcGAGAATATCAAAATCCTTGTCGATGCAAATGGTAAATTTAACGGTGACATGTTTTTGGAAATACAGCCCGGAGTAGTATTTAGG ATCCACAAAATGATATCAAAGCATATCGATAAAGTAGCAAGTCACTTAGATTTTTCGATAATCGATCAGGAAGGAATATCTGAAAATGCATTTGGAGTTTTAGGTCAGTTTTCTGAACACAAGGACGGAAAGAAAAAAGATGATGCTTCGATTGATGTTTCAATTGGGAAAACTAACGAAGGCCTTTTGTGGTACAA ACGCAAACCAATCCCCGTCAAGTTGAAGACAATGTATGATTACGGACATGGCAAAGATGTGGAATGTTGGTTCCTGCATCATGTTAACGACGTGATGGATAAAGGAAGATACAGATATCTTTTAAAGGGGCTATTTGATAGACCTGACATACCACAGATCTCGCCCCGCTATCGCTCATAA